DNA from Acidobacteriota bacterium:
TCGTTGTCGATCCGTTGCCGCTCTAGCGAGAGGAGTTCGGGCCAAAGCTCCTGTTGTAGAGCGCCGCCGCCTTCTGAATCCTCGCGCACGACGAGGTTGGTTCGCGACTCCTCGTCTTCGCTCATCGGTATGCCGCGGCCTTACGGCCACTAGCCAGTCCGGCGCCTGGTTGCAGCGGCTTCACCAGTTCATCGGCGTAGATGTCGACTGGAATGCTGTAGACGCGGTAGCCACTACCGTATGGGGACTCTTCGTGTTGGGTGATGTAGGCGTTGCCTTCGGGATCCGCCTTGCGACGGCGCTTCTCCTCAAAGACCTCCTCAAGGGTCTCGCAGTAGACATCCTTGAACATGAGCAACCTCCTGGAGATAGTTCTTCCAACGGGGAAGAGGCACCCCGTACGACAGCCAATCAGCCATGGCAAGCAGCGGAGCATACAGTGTACAACGCGGTTCACTGTCGCCAACTTCCCACTGTTCGGCGTAGCTTAGCCTCTTCTCCTGCTTGCACGTGCAAGCCAGTATCGACGGTGAAACGTGGGACACAAATGGGTACTCCAACGCCTGGCGATCCCACTAACCACTCTATCTTCCGTCTCTTTCGTCGTCTTCTTGGCGGAGAGGGAGGGATTCGAACCCTCGGTCCGAGTCACCCCGGACAACTGCTTAGCAGGCAGCCCTGTTCGACCACTCCAGCACCTCTCCCGGACGGCGGAGTGTAGCAGCGGAGGGCGCTGTCGTGGGTGGGCGGACGTCCGGTTGCAAGACTCTCATCCGGCATGGAACTCGCTTGACCTCCAGACGGACGGGAATGAACCCGCACGCTGGAGGTGGCATGACCGACACTCGCGGCATCGAGCGGAACCTGTACGAGATTGCGCGTCAACTGGCGGCGCTGCGGGCCGTGCTGGAGCGGATTGAGCGGAGGTTGCGGTAGTCGCGCGGTCTGCGGACCAGTGTCGTCGCCGCTTCGCGGCGCGTTTCTCCGGCCGCCTGCGGCGGCAGCCGGCGGGGACGCCGGCGCACCCAGTGTGCGGGCGCCGTACCGAGGACGGCGCGCTCACTGTGCGGGCGAAGCCGCGGAGCGGCGCAGCCCGAAAAAGACACAGCCGCCGGCCGGCGACCTTTACCGCGGCGCTACGCCCGCGCCGAAACGTCGACCCGCGCCTGCGCGGTATCCACGCGGTCCTTCAGGGCACCCTGCTCCTCGAAGCTGGCGCGGGCGTACTCCGCCGCCAGCTCGTCGCGCTCGGTCGTGGCGGCAGCGGCGTCGATGTCCTCGGCCGGCTCCGCGGTCTCGGTCAGCACGGTCACGGTGTCGTCCGCGACCTCGCAGAAGCCCGGCGCCACGGCGACGAAGCGGCGCGCGCCGCCGTCGGCCGGCTGGTAGCTGAGCTCGCCGGGGCGCAGGGTGCTGATCAGCGCCGCATGGCCGGGCAGGATGCCCATGTCGCCCTTGCGCCCGGGCAGACCGACGTCCGAGCACTCGATCTCGAGCAGCTTCTCGGCGTGGGTTACGAGGATCAGGTTCAAGCCGGCCACGTTCGTTCGCTCCGCTGGTTTCGCCTCTGCGCCGGCTAGGCCGCCAGGAGCTTCTTGCCCTTGTCGACCGCCTCGTCGATGGTGCCAACCATGAGGAAGGCCTGCTCAGGCAGCTCGTCGAGGTCGCCGGAGAGGATCGTCTTGAAGCCCTCGACGGTGTCCTCGATCTTCACGTAGCGGCCTTCGAGGCCGGTGAACTGCGTCGCCACGAAGAACGGCTGCGACAGGTAGCGCTCGATCTTGCGCGCCCGGGCGACGACGAGCTTGTCCTCTTCGGACAGTTCCTCGACGCCGAGGATGGCGATGATGTCCTGCAGGTCCTTGTAGCGCTGGAGCACCTGCTGCACCTGGCGCGCGACGGCGTAGTGCTCGTCGCCGACGATGCCGGGCTCGAGGATCTTGGAGGTCGAGTCGAGCGGATCGATCGCCGGGTAGATGCCCTTCTCGACGATCGCGCGGGACAGGGTCGTCGTCGCGTCGAGGTGGGCGAAGGCGGTGGCCGGCGCCGGGTCGGTCAGGTCGTCGGCGGGGACGTAGATCGCCTGCACCGAGGTGATCGAGCCCTTCTTGGTCGACGTGATCCGCTCCTGCAGGGCGCCCATCTCGGTCGCCAGGTTCGGCTGGTAGCCGACGGCGCTGGGCATCCGGCCGAGCAGGGCGGACACCTCGGAGCCGGCCTGGGTGAACCGGAAGATGTTGTCGACGAAGAGCAGCACGTCACGGCCTTCGACGTCGCGGAAGTACTCGGCCACCGTGAGCGCCGAAAGACCGACGCGCAGCCGGGCGCCGGGCGGCTCGGTCATCTGGCCGTAGATGAGCGCCGCCTTGCTGTCCTTGAGCGCCCCGTGGTCGACCTTCGTCAGGTCGAAGTTGCCGGTCTCCTCGTAGTTCTCGAGGAAGCCTTCGCCGAAGTTGACGACGCCGGCCTCGACCATCTCGCGCAGGAGGTCGTTGCCCTCGCGGGTGCGCTCGCCGACGCCGGCGAACACGGAGAAGCCGCCGCCCTGCACCGCGACGTTGTTGATCAGCTCCTGGATGAGGACCGTCTTGCCGACGCCGGCGCCGCCGAACAGGCCGGTCTTGCCGCCGCGGGTGTAGGGGTGCACCAGGTCGACGACCTTGATCCCCGTCTCGAACATCTCGGTCGACGTCGCCTGGTCCTCGAAGGCGGGCGCCTCCCTGTGGATCGGCCAGCGTTCCTGGGCCTCAACCGGGCCCAGCGTGTCGACCGGCTCGCCGAGCACGCTCAGCACCCGGCCCAGGGTCGCTTCGCCCACCGGCACGGAGATCGGTTCGCCGAGATCTTTGGCCTCCATGCCGCGAACGACGCCGTCCGTCGGCTGCATGGACACCGCGCGCACCAGGTTCGAGCCCAGATGCTGTGCCACCTCGGCGGTCAGGTCGATGCTGCCGTCGTCGTTCTTGACGCTGACCGCGTTCAGGATCTCGGGCAGTTGCTCGGCCGGATACTCGATGTCGAGGACCGGGCCGATCACCTGGACCACCTTGCCGGTAGCGCCGGACGAGTTGTTCGTGTCGTTCACGGTTTGTGCCTCTCTTGTCTCTAGCCCTCTAGGGCGTTCGCGCCGGACACGACCTCGATCAGCTCGGTCGTGATCTCGGCCTGGCGCGAGCGGTTGTATTGCAGGGTCAGTGTGTCGATCAGTTCGCCGGCGTTCTTCGTCGCGCTGTCCATCGCCGTCATCCGGGCCGCGTGCTCGGCCGCCTGCGACTCGAGCAGCACCCGGTAGATCTGGAAGGTGACGAAACGCGGCAGCAGCTCGTTCAGGATCTCGGCCTCGGACGGCTCGTACAGGTACGGGCGGTGGCCGTTCGCCGACGCGCCCTCGTCGCCGAGGACGTCCTCGCGGGCGATCGGCAGCAGGCGCTCCCAGCTCACCCGCTGGCTGAGCACCGAGATGAACTCGTTGTAGACGGCGTACACCGCGTCGTACTCGCCGTCGGCAAAGGCCTTGGAGACCTCAGCCGCGAGTTCCTGGGCAGTGCCGTAGTTCAGGTCCTTGAACAGGCCCCGGCGGGCGCCGCGCATCGGCGCGCCGCGGTGGGTGAAGAAGTCGGCGCCGCGGTTGCCGAGCGCCAGGATCTCGCCGCCGCCGTTCAGGGCGGCCATCTCCTGCTCGGTCCGGCGCTGGACGTGGGCGTTGAAGGCTCCGCACAGGCCCTTGTCGCCCGTGACCACGAGAACCAGGGTCTTTCCGGAAGCGGCCCTATCGTCGCCTTCGCCCTCGTGCGGAGTCAGCAGCGGGTGCTCGACTTCGCCCGCCGCGACGGCGGCCAGGTGCTCCGTGACCTTTCGCAGCTCCAGGGCGTAGGGCCGCGTGGCGAGGATCTGGTCCTGGGCCCGGCGCAGCTTCGCCGCGGCGACCATCTTCATCGCCTTGGTGATCTGCTGCGTGTTCTTCACCGAGCGGATGCGCCGGCGAAGATCGATC
Protein-coding regions in this window:
- the atpC gene encoding ATP synthase F1 subunit epsilon, coding for MAGLNLILVTHAEKLLEIECSDVGLPGRKGDMGILPGHAALISTLRPGELSYQPADGGARRFVAVAPGFCEVADDTVTVLTETAEPAEDIDAAAATTERDELAAEYARASFEEQGALKDRVDTAQARVDVSARA
- the atpD gene encoding F0F1 ATP synthase subunit beta, whose amino-acid sequence is MNDTNNSSGATGKVVQVIGPVLDIEYPAEQLPEILNAVSVKNDDGSIDLTAEVAQHLGSNLVRAVSMQPTDGVVRGMEAKDLGEPISVPVGEATLGRVLSVLGEPVDTLGPVEAQERWPIHREAPAFEDQATSTEMFETGIKVVDLVHPYTRGGKTGLFGGAGVGKTVLIQELINNVAVQGGGFSVFAGVGERTREGNDLLREMVEAGVVNFGEGFLENYEETGNFDLTKVDHGALKDSKAALIYGQMTEPPGARLRVGLSALTVAEYFRDVEGRDVLLFVDNIFRFTQAGSEVSALLGRMPSAVGYQPNLATEMGALQERITSTKKGSITSVQAIYVPADDLTDPAPATAFAHLDATTTLSRAIVEKGIYPAIDPLDSTSKILEPGIVGDEHYAVARQVQQVLQRYKDLQDIIAILGVEELSEEDKLVVARARKIERYLSQPFFVATQFTGLEGRYVKIEDTVEGFKTILSGDLDELPEQAFLMVGTIDEAVDKGKKLLAA
- the atpG gene encoding ATP synthase F1 subunit gamma; this translates as MASLIDLRRRIRSVKNTQQITKAMKMVAAAKLRRAQDQILATRPYALELRKVTEHLAAVAAGEVEHPLLTPHEGEGDDRAASGKTLVLVVTGDKGLCGAFNAHVQRRTEQEMAALNGGGEILALGNRGADFFTHRGAPMRGARRGLFKDLNYGTAQELAAEVSKAFADGEYDAVYAVYNEFISVLSQRVSWERLLPIAREDVLGDEGASANGHRPYLYEPSEAEILNELLPRFVTFQIYRVLLESQAAEHAARMTAMDSATKNAGELIDTLTLQYNRSRQAEITTELIEVVSGANALEG